The Paroedura picta isolate Pp20150507F chromosome 2, Ppicta_v3.0, whole genome shotgun sequence sequence CCATGCTCAATCCTGTACCGAAAATAAGGTCCActgtgtggcctgcctgatggggagggccaacaacaaattgtgagagcatTAGGATGGTTGCAGTAGGCTTATTTTGACAGATCTACAAGAAGAGTCCATTCTTCCCATCATCACATCACATTAGAATAATTAAAGTCATGAAAGTGGACTTAGCAGTCTTTCCTAGCTTCCTTCAATGACATGTCTATCTGGCAGACCCCCTTGACTTAGGCTTCTCCATGCTGGTCCTTTCAGAGGCTTCTGGTAACATTGGGTTTGACATGTTCTTTGCAGGTCACTGgtgtcaaaaaaaaaacaaaaagggaggaaggatgacccgggaaactacagaccagtgagtctgacctgtgttgtggggaagataatggagcagatattaaagggagcaatctgcaaacatctggaggacaatttggtgatccaaggaagtaagcatggatttgtctccaacaggtcctgtcagaccatcctggtttccttttttgaccaagtaacaggtttgctggatcatggaaattcggttgatgttgtttacttggattttagtaaaacttttgataaggttccccatgatgttctgatggataaattgaaggactgcaattttgATTtctgtagaggacaggaaggcctggaggatcattgtccatggggtcgcaatgggtcggacacgactttgcacctaacaacaacaatcttgattttcagatagttaggtggatagggaattggttagagaaccgcagtcaaagagctgttgtcaatggtgtttcatcagactggagagaggtgagtagcggggtacctcagggctcggtgctcggtccggtactttttaacatatttattaatgatctagatgaaggggtgaagggactactcatcaagtttgcagatgacaccaaattgggagtatttgcactccagaagatagagacagagttcaacgagatcagaacacaatggaaaaatgggcaaatgagaacaagatgcaatttaataaagataactgtaaagttctgcatctgggtcagaaaaatgaaaagcatgcctactggatgggggataagcttctagataatactgtgtgtgaacaagaccttgaggtacttgtagattgtaagctaaacatgaacaggcagtgtgatgcagcggtaaaaaaggcaaatgccattttgggcttcatgaacaggggcatcacatcaaaaccacaaggtcatagtcccattgtatacggcactggtcagaccacacctcgaatactgtgtgcagttctggaggcctcacttcaagaaggacgtagatacaattgaaagggtacagaggagagtgacaaggatgatctggggtcaatggaccaagccctatgaagataggttgagggacttgggaatgttcagcctggagtaaaggaggttgagaggggacatgatagcccttttaaagtatttgaaaggttgtcacttggaggagggcaggatgctgtttccattggctgcagaggaaaggactcgcagtaatgggtttaaactacaagttcaacgatataggctagatatcaggaaaacatttttcacagtcagagtagttcagcagtggaataggctgcctaaggaggtggtgagctccccctcactggcagtcttcaagcaaaggttggatacacacttttcttggatgctttaggatgctttgggctgatcctgtgttgagcagggggttggactagatgtatggGGCTGgactgtatggcctcttccaattctatgattctgtatcagGGATTGGTTGGGTGATGGGGCTGGCTCATACATGCTACAGAACTCACATATTAAGGATCTCCCCCTATATTCTTAGCCATCACCACCATTTGGGGTGAATGGAGGGTACGGTTTTGGTGTGACAATCAAACTATTTGGCTTAATAATTGCAAGGCTTCTTGCTCTGGATCATGTACCTCATGTATAAGTTTGTCCTCTTGTGCTTGCCTCACAACATCTCCCTTTAGCACAAAATATTACAGGTACAACTGACCAAGGCTGAACAGGATTCCCTTACTGTACTGCAGTGTTATTCCATGTTTTTACTCTTCTGTGAATTTCATCTTTCTAATTCATACCTTACTAGGGGAATAaacattattttctctttctaACTCATTTTTCCTTCCTAATTGGAGTGTAGTGCTGAATTAGGATGTGAGTATACCCAGACTGTTCAACCTGAAAACTATTACTTGGTTGGTACAGTCCAACACTTCATGTATAGAGGAAGTTTTACACATAAGAGTCCCAGTATGTATATTGATTTGGGTAGCAAGGGCAAGTAGTCCTGTTCTACTGAGTAGAAAAGTACTACATGAAAGTACTGAAAGGTCTATGGATTATCCTAAAAGTAAACAAAGGTGGAATAGACGTTATGCCTACCTTCAGTAGAATTCCTTTTCATTATTATCTCCAAGAAGTAAACATTGGAAACAAAAATGATTCTAATGCTGCCTGCTTCAAAGAAGCTGCCACCTTCTCATCAGTCTAGTTGTCAGAGCAGGAGAATTCTCTGAGAGGAGACACATCACAGAAAAAGGATTCATGGGATAGGTCCATCACTGGTAGGGATGCTGCAAATGTTGTGTTCAAAGTGTTTAGCACCAATAATCAAATGTGAGCCAACCACTGGCTCCATCTGGTTGAACACCAAATGACTTGAACACCAGCCAAAAAGATCTGCATTTTTTAAACTACACATGCATGAAAATCTTGCTGAGCTAGCTTGACAACCATACTGTTATTAAGGACTACCGTAGATAAACTTTGaagcacaggatttttaaaaaaacaccatttaTTTAATGTCTGATTAAGATCATTTGTAATTTGTTTGTAGCTGTTTCCACATGGTGGTAATCATCCATTTTCCTGAATCCCCCTGCCCTGCTGAGCCACTAGATGGTACATTGACTTCAAGAAATCACAGGACTGTTCTTTACATAAAGGATCCTTTAATAGACTTTTGAGACATAAGATTCTGTGGAACACAGTTTGGAAACATACAACTATACGTTTTCCTCACATACACTTATTTTTATGTTCCAGTGGCTATTGTGAAATCAAAGTTAAAGTTTATTATTACAGTTGTTTAGACCAAGTTATATAAACAAAACCATAAGAGACCCAAACAATATGGTCATTAGGCATAATATAATTAAGACAAATCCTAAAAATAATCTATCTTACTTCAAAAAAAGCATATTTTTATGACAGTGGCACAAAACTTAGCAAGCTGAATTGTCACATGTGGGGGACTCATCAGTTAATGGCCCCTTTGCTCGATCTGCATCCGGACATTCTGGAAACCTTTTGAGTAGTGGATCAATTTGCCATAAGCAGGTCAGTggaacacttatttatttattgggcttttattctgccactcccagacaagctggcttcaATTTGGCCACTCTCACAAAAACACCTTTCTCCGTGAGAGGGGGATTTTCTTATAATGGCTGTATACTAGAGCATCTAGCAAGGGTAAATgtcctttgtttatttattactaaCACAGACAGATAAGTGTCAGGGGACAGAATATACCTCATTTTATCTGcagccaaaaaagttggagcatTACTTGAGAAGTCCAGTTGGCGCTGATTGTCCTATGtccactgcttaactaatgatgcagcttgatcataaGCTAATTTACATAGAAAGTGTAGAAAAGCCCACACTACTGTGAGTCCATATCACTTCCTTTCAAAAGCCCTTTGTTACCAAGTGCTTTGGTCAGGGCTTGTTTCACGTCTTTGTTCCTGAGGCTGTAGATCAGAGGGTTGAGCATGGGGATGACTATTGTATAGAATACTGAGGACCATTTGTCTTGGTCCATTGTGTAGCTGGAGCTGGGTCGGAAATACATGAAAAGTATTGTTCCATGAAATATTCCAACGGCTGTCAGGTGGGAGGCACAAGTGGAAAAGGCTTTACGTCTGCTTTCAGCTGAGCGCATTCTCAGGATTGTGATTACAATGTAAAAATAGGAAACGAGAATCATTCCAATGCTGCCTGCTTCAATGTAGCCAACAAAGATAAACAGCACAATCTCATTGATAAAGGTGTCGGAGCAGGAGAGCTCTAAAATGGGTGGTATATCACAGAAAAAATGATTGATTATATTGGAATTGCAGAATGTTATCAGGAATGTGTTGCAGGTGTGTATAATTGCATCCACTGTGCCTATGATGTATGCTACAGCTATTAGGTGTTTGCAGACCTTCTTGGATATAACAACTGTATAGAGTAATGGATTGCAGATAGCCACATACCGGTCATAGGCCATCACAGCTAGTATAACACACTCTACATCTGCAAAGCATGCAAATAAGTATAGCTGCAGAGCACAGGCACCGAATGAAATTTTTTTATTGTCAGCTAAAAGATTAGTCAATGTTTTAGAGGCAATTACTGAAGAGTAGAAGAGGTCAACAAAGGACAAATTTCCCAGGAAAAAGTACATAGGGTTGTGAAGCTGGGGTTCAGCACAGATTAAGGTAATCATCCCAAGATTTGCTACTACAGTGATGGTATAAATAAATAGGAACATAACAAAAAGAGGTAGCTGCATTTGGGGTGTATCTGTGAATCCCCGAAGAATGAACTCTGTTATTGCTGAGTTATTTACTTTTGCCAAATCACGCATGATGAAAACTAGCTTCACAATTTTAGCTGCTTGTTAAATTTCTTTCCAATTCTTTCCTGTAGTGAAGGGAGAATTATATTCTTTAGGAGTTTCATCCAGTATAGCTTTTAAGTGAGAAAAATTCTGAAAACCACATATCATCTACATCACAAAATCACACACTACTAATGCCACCCTGCAGTTCATTTAGAACCGTTAAGCAAAGAAGTGGTTCAGTACTAGATGAGGAAAGCTAGAACAGCACATTCACCAATTTATTGTGATTGTGAAGAATGAAAGCAACCCTCCATAAAGATCGACCTTCTTAAAACATAGTTCCCATGTTTTCTGCCACATACATGTAAGCTATGGACTAGGAACAATTTATGGTTTTAACAGTAAAGGAATCCTAGATGATCCTAGCTCTTCTTCCAGCTTCTGCTTTACAAAGTAGTATAAAGTAGAACTGAGGAAGAGAATGAGGGAGCTCTATGTATTGGGGCATCCACTTCCAAAAACTATTGTAGTTTTATTTCAGAATTTTATCCTGAAACTCCTGACTATTGATATTGTTTTGGGAATCCGTTTCTGTTAATTTGCAGGAGGGAACATTATTGGTTGAGTCAGCTTGATatagagtggcagcctttaatgtggagaacccggtttgattccacgtgcagccagctgggtgaccttgggctaatcatagttatcttagggctgttcttgcaaacAGTTCTGTCACAGTTTTCtcactctcacctacctcaccggctgtctgttgtggagagaagagaaggcaattgtaagccatgttgagactcctttgggtagtgaaaaccaggatataaaaaaaaaaaattcttcttcttctatcctgtTTCCCAAGGTCAGCTTAAGAAACACTATTTTCCAAAGGCAGTAGACCTGGTATCCAGTCTCCAGAGCTCAACCACCATAGACTTCCAGACTCGTATATCAGGCCTACCCCCATTGATTCCAATGAAAGCTGACagaatccaataaacaaacaaataaatagggaTCTAATGCACAGTTcttacaatggagggaagtaagcagtggggtgtCATAAGTATTGGTACTGGGGtaggtactatttaatttatatataaacgagataaaaagcccattttatatcgaaataaaatgggcgctagatggcttggGGCGGGTCTCCGAGGCCGCAGGTGCATTTCCCctgtcttcccccccaccccggactGGGGAAGGATTCGGCGGGGCCGGGGTTTGAGTATAGAAAGTGGGCCTACCGCCCGTCTCGGCTCGTGGCTAATGAGGGGCCAGTGGATCGCGGGCTGCTccaaggcgggcgggcggccgcGTGGCTTGGCAGGGCGGCGGCCCAGGTGCGGTACTGGGGGCGGCGGGGCAGGCGCGGCGGTGGCAACGGAGCGGCTCTGCGGGTGTGTCCTGGGCCTTTGGCTGTCGCAGGATAGCTGGGCAGCACAGGCTGCGGAGCGGTGGGCCATGCTTTGGCGCCATGTTGCGGGTACGAGGCATCGGTGGGCTGGCGAGTGTGGAGCGGCTGGGTGGCGCTGTCGGAGTCCGCAGCGCCATGTTGGCTGGGCGATGTCTGTTGTGGTGGAGGTCGTGAAGTGTGTTGGAAGCGTCATCCGAAGGTAGGGAGTtagcggcagccttctcccggcctctGGAGCAGCCTCACCACGT is a genomic window containing:
- the LOC143828692 gene encoding olfactory receptor 5AR1-like; protein product: MRDLAKVNNSAITEFILRGFTDTPQMQLPLFVMFLFIYTITVVANLGMITLICAEPQLHNPMYFFLGNLSFVDLFYSSVIASKTLTNLLADNKKISFGACALQLYLFACFADVECVILAVMAYDRYVAICNPLLYTVVISKKVCKHLIAVAYIIGTVDAIIHTCNTFLITFCNSNIINHFFCDIPPILELSCSDTFINEIVLFIFVGYIEAGSIGMILVSYFYIVITILRMRSAESRRKAFSTCASHLTAVGIFHGTILFMYFRPSSSYTMDQDKWSSVFYTIVIPMLNPLIYSLRNKDVKQALTKALGNKGLLKGSDMDSQ